One window of Chionomys nivalis chromosome 10, mChiNiv1.1, whole genome shotgun sequence genomic DNA carries:
- the LOC130883019 gene encoding 60S ribosomal protein L30 yields MVAAKKTKKSLESINSRLQLVMKSGKYVLGYKQTLKMIRQGKAKLVILANNCPALRKSEIEYYAMLAKTGVHHYSGNNIELGTACGKYYRVCTLAIIDPGDSDIIRSMPEQTGEK; encoded by the coding sequence atggtgGCCGCAAAAAAGACGAAAAAGTCTCTGGAGTCGATCAACTCTCGGCTCCAGCTTGTTATGAAAAGTGGGAAGTACGTGCTGGGATACAAACAGACTCTGAAGATGATCAGACAGGGCAAAGCGAAATTGGTGATTCTCGCCAACAACTGCCCTGCCTTGAGGAAATCTGAAATAGAATACTATGCCATGTTGGCTAAAACTGGTGTCCATCACTACAGTGGCAATAACATTGAGTTGGGCACAGCGTGTGGAAAATACTACAGAGTATGCACACTGGCCATCATTGACCCAGGTGATTCTGACATTATTAGAAGCATGCCAGAACAGACTGGTGAAAAgtaa